One window from the genome of Streptococcus halotolerans encodes:
- a CDS encoding ABC transporter permease, with protein sequence MSLMTILSLLVSSMLIYATPLILTSIGGTFSERSGVVNVGLEGIMVMGAFSGIVFNLGFADVFGKATPWVATIVGGLVGILFSLIHAVATVHFRADHIVSGTVLNLMAPALSVFLVKVFYGKGQTDNIAQAFGKFDFPVLAHFPIIGEIFFKRTSLVAYVAILISLISWYILYKTKFGLRLRSVGEHPQAADTLGINVYRMKYYGVMISGFLGGMGGAVYAQSISVNFAGTTILGPGFIALAAMIFGKWNPVGAMLSSLFFGVSQSLAVIGNQLPFLSKIPTVYLQIAPYVLTIIVLAAFFGQAVGPKAGGKNYIKSK encoded by the coding sequence ATGAGTTTAATGACAATTTTATCCTTGTTGGTTAGTTCAATGTTGATTTACGCAACACCTCTCATTTTGACAAGTATCGGTGGAACTTTCTCTGAACGTTCTGGTGTTGTCAATGTTGGTTTGGAAGGTATCATGGTAATGGGTGCTTTCTCTGGTATTGTATTTAATCTAGGATTTGCCGATGTTTTTGGAAAAGCAACTCCTTGGGTTGCAACAATTGTAGGTGGTCTGGTTGGGATTTTATTCTCATTGATTCACGCGGTTGCAACTGTTCATTTCCGAGCTGACCATATTGTTAGTGGTACGGTACTTAACTTAATGGCTCCAGCCTTATCAGTTTTCCTTGTCAAAGTATTTTATGGTAAAGGACAAACAGACAATATCGCACAAGCGTTCGGTAAATTTGACTTTCCAGTTTTAGCTCATTTTCCTATCATTGGAGAAATCTTTTTCAAACGAACGAGCCTTGTTGCTTATGTTGCCATTTTGATATCATTGATTTCATGGTATATTCTTTACAAAACCAAGTTTGGACTTCGTTTGCGTTCAGTAGGGGAACATCCTCAAGCAGCAGATACCTTAGGAATTAATGTATACCGAATGAAATACTATGGTGTCATGATCTCAGGTTTTCTTGGAGGAATGGGTGGAGCTGTATATGCCCAATCTATTTCGGTTAACTTTGCTGGAACAACCATTCTTGGCCCAGGGTTTATCGCTCTAGCAGCTATGATTTTTGGTAAATGGAACCCAGTAGGGGCGATGTTATCGAGTCTCTTCTTTGGTGTTTCTCAAAGTTTAGCTGTTATTGGTAATCAGTTACCATTCTTATCAAAAATTCCGACTGTTTACCTTCAAATTGCGCCATATGTTCTTACCATTATTGTTTTAGCAGCCTTCTTTGGACAAGCAGTTGGTCCAAAAGCTGGTGGTAAAAACTACATTAAGTCAAAATAA
- the nox gene encoding H2O-forming NADH oxidase has translation MSKIVVVGTNHAGTAAIKTMLSNYGSENEIVTFDQNSNISFLGCGMALWIGEQIDGPEGLFYSDKEELESMGATVYMESPVTHIDYAKKEVTAIVDGKEHVESYDKLLLATGSQPIVPPIKGVEIKEGSTDFEATLENLQFVKLYQNAEDVINRLEKPEINRVAVVGGGYIGVELAESFKRKGKEVVLVDIAETVMGAYYDRDFTAMMNQNLEENGIKLALGQAVQAVEGDGKVERLVTDKETFDVDMVIMCVGFRPNTALGNGELETFRNGAWLVDKKQETSMKDVYAIGDCATIYDNARDDNSYIALASNAVRTGIVAAHNLAGHELEGVGVQGSNGISIFGLNMVSTGLTEERAKEAGFNAAVASFNDKQKPEFIKHNNHDVAIKIVYDKDTRVVLGCQMVSREDMSMGIHMFSLAIMKNVTIEELSLMDIFFLPHFNKPYNYITMAALGAE, from the coding sequence ATGTCTAAAATTGTTGTTGTAGGCACTAACCACGCTGGTACAGCTGCCATTAAAACAATGTTGTCAAACTATGGTTCTGAAAATGAAATCGTAACCTTTGACCAAAACTCAAACATTTCTTTCCTAGGATGTGGAATGGCTTTATGGATCGGTGAGCAAATCGATGGTCCTGAAGGTCTTTTCTATTCTGACAAAGAAGAACTTGAAAGCATGGGGGCAACTGTATACATGGAATCACCTGTCACTCATATTGATTATGCTAAAAAAGAAGTGACAGCCATCGTTGACGGTAAAGAACATGTTGAATCTTATGATAAATTACTTTTAGCAACTGGTTCTCAACCAATCGTACCACCAATCAAAGGTGTTGAAATCAAAGAAGGTTCAACTGATTTTGAAGCAACGCTTGAAAATCTTCAATTTGTTAAACTTTATCAAAATGCTGAAGATGTTATTAATCGACTTGAAAAACCTGAAATCAACCGAGTAGCAGTTGTTGGTGGTGGTTACATTGGTGTCGAACTTGCTGAGAGCTTCAAACGTAAAGGTAAAGAAGTTGTTCTTGTCGATATTGCAGAAACTGTTATGGGTGCTTACTATGACCGTGACTTTACTGCAATGATGAATCAAAACCTTGAGGAAAATGGTATTAAACTTGCCCTTGGTCAAGCTGTTCAAGCCGTTGAAGGTGACGGAAAAGTTGAACGTCTTGTAACGGATAAAGAAACCTTTGACGTTGATATGGTTATCATGTGTGTTGGTTTCCGCCCTAACACAGCACTTGGAAATGGCGAACTTGAAACTTTCCGTAACGGTGCTTGGTTGGTCGATAAAAAACAAGAAACTAGCATGAAAGATGTTTATGCGATCGGTGACTGTGCAACTATCTACGATAATGCTCGTGATGATAACAGTTATATCGCTTTGGCATCAAATGCTGTTCGTACAGGTATTGTAGCTGCTCATAATCTTGCAGGGCATGAACTTGAAGGAGTTGGTGTGCAAGGTTCAAATGGTATTTCCATCTTTGGACTTAACATGGTTTCAACTGGCTTGACTGAAGAACGTGCTAAAGAAGCTGGATTCAACGCTGCAGTGGCATCTTTCAATGATAAACAAAAACCTGAATTTATCAAACACAACAATCATGATGTAGCTATTAAGATCGTATATGATAAAGACACGCGTGTTGTTCTTGGTTGCCAAATGGTTTCCCGTGAAGATATGTCAATGGGTATCCATATGTTCTCACTTGCTATCATGAAAAACGTGACTATTGAAGAACTATCACTCATGGATATCTTCTTCTTGCCACACTTTAATAAACCATACAACTACATTACAATGGCTGCTCTTGGTGCAGAATAA
- a CDS encoding ATP cone domain-containing protein, translated as MQIIKRDGQVAEFDPEKIYQAIVKAAQTVYVIDETWRSNLAQVTKKVVLDLEEAQVERPTINMIQSLVENRLMDAGFINIAEHYIAYRLQRDLERNGYDDRVIVHLHFEQIK; from the coding sequence ATGCAAATTATCAAACGTGATGGACAAGTTGCAGAATTTGATCCTGAGAAAATCTACCAAGCTATTGTGAAAGCAGCCCAAACGGTCTATGTCATCGATGAAACTTGGCGATCAAATCTTGCCCAAGTAACAAAGAAGGTTGTTCTTGATTTGGAAGAAGCGCAGGTTGAGCGTCCAACGATTAACATGATTCAATCTTTGGTAGAAAATCGTCTAATGGATGCAGGCTTTATTAACATTGCAGAGCATTATATCGCTTACCGTTTACAACGTGATTTGGAGCGTAACGGCTATGACGATAGAGTGATTGTGCACCTTCATTTTGAACAAATTAAGTAA
- a CDS encoding FAD:protein FMN transferase, producing MTITSHSLRLMGTTIDLLIDSDNAEKLINDCVDLLHLYNKRFSANDDTSELMALNLNAGIKPMKLHPELLDLITLGKKHSLTQPSHLNIAIGPLINTWRIGFSDAHVPDPSAIQDALALIDPQHIQINPHDGTVFLVKKGMRIDLGAIAKGYIADRIIDYLKSQKVNSAMINLGGNVLVYGPNQKRPDSKWYIGIQNPELKRGENLGIIKIENQSVVTSGIYERKLVHNGRTYHHIFDSNTGYPIETEMASITIVADLSVDCEIWTTKLFGLPIVEAMMVIESTPGIEGIIITQDHRIAISKSLKPKFQSLY from the coding sequence ATGACTATAACATCCCACTCTTTACGACTAATGGGAACGACGATTGATCTTCTTATTGATAGTGACAATGCTGAAAAGCTTATTAATGACTGTGTTGACCTTCTACACCTCTACAATAAAAGATTTAGCGCCAACGATGACACTTCTGAATTGATGGCTCTTAACTTAAATGCTGGCATTAAACCGATGAAGCTACATCCTGAGTTGCTTGATTTAATCACTTTAGGTAAAAAGCATAGTTTAACGCAACCTAGCCATCTCAATATTGCCATCGGTCCCCTAATTAATACTTGGAGAATTGGCTTTTCTGATGCTCATGTTCCAGACCCTTCTGCCATTCAAGATGCTTTAGCCTTAATCGATCCTCAGCACATCCAAATTAACCCTCATGACGGCACCGTATTCTTGGTAAAAAAAGGGATGCGGATCGATTTAGGTGCGATAGCCAAAGGCTACATTGCAGACCGTATTATAGATTATCTCAAATCACAAAAGGTTAATTCTGCTATGATTAATCTTGGTGGCAATGTCTTGGTTTATGGTCCAAATCAAAAAAGACCTGATTCTAAATGGTATATTGGCATTCAAAATCCAGAATTAAAACGGGGAGAGAATCTCGGTATTATCAAAATTGAGAACCAATCAGTAGTCACCTCTGGCATTTATGAACGAAAACTAGTTCATAATGGCCGTACCTATCACCATATTTTTGATTCTAATACTGGTTACCCCATTGAAACTGAAATGGCCAGTATAACCATCGTCGCTGACTTATCTGTTGATTGCGAAATTTGGACAACAAAGCTCTTTGGACTTCCAATAGTTGAAGCCATGATGGTAATTGAATCAACCCCTGGCATTGAAGGGATTATTATCACACAAGATCATCGTATTGCCATCTCTAAGAGCTTAAAACCTAAGTTTCAAAGTCTTTATTAA
- a CDS encoding 4-oxalocrotonate tautomerase — protein sequence MPFVKIDLFEGRSDEQKAQLAREVTEVVSRVAKAPKEAIHVFINDMPEGTYFPHGDIKKKN from the coding sequence ATGCCATTTGTCAAAATTGATTTATTTGAAGGTCGTTCGGATGAACAAAAAGCTCAACTTGCACGTGAAGTAACGGAAGTTGTTTCTCGAGTTGCCAAAGCTCCCAAAGAGGCTATTCACGTTTTTATTAATGACATGCCAGAAGGAACTTACTTCCCTCATGGTGATATCAAAAAGAAAAACTAA
- a CDS encoding thymidine kinase has translation MAQLYYRYGTMNSGKSIEILKVAYNYEEQGKPIVLMTSSLDNRDGFGFVSSRIGVKRQAEVITPETDIYGFIQKQAIKPYCVLIDECQFLTKANVYDLARVVDELDIPVMAFGLKNDFRNELFEGSKYFLLLADKIDEIKTICHYCSKKATMVLRIENGKPVYDGDQIQIGGNETYTSVCRKHYFNPNLNQ, from the coding sequence TTGGCACAGTTATATTATCGCTATGGCACTATGAATTCAGGGAAATCCATTGAGATTTTAAAGGTTGCCTATAACTACGAAGAGCAGGGAAAACCCATTGTTCTAATGACTAGCTCTCTTGATAATCGTGATGGATTTGGGTTCGTTTCAAGTCGTATTGGGGTGAAGCGACAAGCAGAAGTGATTACGCCTGAGACTGATATATATGGCTTCATTCAAAAACAGGCCATTAAACCTTATTGTGTGCTGATCGATGAATGTCAATTTTTGACTAAGGCTAATGTCTATGATTTGGCACGAGTCGTTGATGAATTGGATATTCCAGTCATGGCTTTTGGGCTGAAAAATGATTTTCGAAATGAATTATTTGAAGGATCAAAGTATTTTCTGTTATTAGCAGATAAGATTGATGAAATCAAAACGATTTGCCATTATTGTTCCAAAAAAGCCACAATGGTTTTGCGAATCGAAAATGGAAAACCTGTTTACGATGGGGATCAAATTCAAATTGGCGGGAATGAAACCTATACCTCAGTTTGTCGAAAACATTATTTCAATCCCAATTTAAATCAATAA
- the prfA gene encoding peptide chain release factor 1, translating into MNIYDQLQAVEDRYEELGELLSDPAVVSDTKRFMELSKEEASTRDTVTVYREYKQIIQNISDAEEMIKDAAGDADLEEMAKDELKESKASKEEYEEKLKILLLPKDPNDDKNILLEIRGAAGGDEAALFAGDLLQMYQKYAETQGWRFEVMEASYNGVGGIKEVVAMVSGQSVYSKLKYESGAHRVQRVPVTESQGRVHTSTATVLVMPEVEEVEYEIDPKDLRVDIYHASGAGGQNVNKVATAVRMVHIPTGIKVEMQEERTQQKNRDKAMKIIRARVADHFAQIAQDEQDAERKSTVGTGDRSERIRTYNFPQNRVTDHRIGLTLQKLDTILSGKMDEVIDALIMYDQTQKLEALNN; encoded by the coding sequence ATGAACATCTATGATCAATTACAAGCCGTTGAAGATCGATATGAAGAACTAGGCGAACTTCTCTCAGACCCGGCTGTGGTGTCTGATACCAAACGTTTTATGGAATTGTCAAAAGAAGAAGCTAGTACACGTGACACGGTAACTGTCTATCGAGAGTATAAACAAATCATTCAAAACATTTCTGATGCGGAAGAAATGATTAAAGATGCTGCTGGAGACGCTGACTTGGAAGAAATGGCCAAAGACGAATTGAAAGAGTCTAAAGCATCCAAAGAGGAGTATGAAGAAAAATTAAAAATCTTGCTCCTACCAAAAGATCCTAATGATGATAAAAATATCCTTTTGGAAATCCGTGGAGCAGCTGGTGGTGATGAAGCAGCGCTTTTTGCTGGAGACCTATTACAGATGTACCAAAAATATGCTGAGACTCAAGGCTGGCGATTTGAAGTCATGGAGGCTTCTTATAATGGTGTTGGGGGTATCAAAGAGGTAGTTGCCATGGTTTCAGGGCAATCCGTTTACTCTAAATTAAAATACGAATCTGGTGCTCACCGTGTGCAACGTGTCCCTGTAACCGAAAGTCAAGGGCGTGTCCACACCTCAACAGCGACGGTCTTAGTTATGCCTGAAGTAGAAGAAGTGGAGTACGAGATTGATCCAAAAGATCTTCGCGTTGATATTTACCACGCTTCTGGTGCTGGTGGTCAGAACGTCAATAAGGTTGCGACTGCTGTTCGTATGGTTCACATTCCAACGGGAATCAAGGTTGAAATGCAAGAAGAACGTACTCAGCAAAAAAATCGTGATAAAGCTATGAAAATTATTCGTGCACGTGTGGCAGACCATTTTGCTCAAATCGCACAAGATGAACAGGATGCTGAACGTAAATCAACTGTTGGTACAGGTGATCGTTCAGAACGTATTCGTACTTATAACTTCCCTCAAAACCGGGTGACAGACCATCGTATCGGATTGACACTTCAAAAATTGGATACTATCTTATCAGGAAAAATGGATGAGGTAATCGATGCTTTGATTATGTATGATCAAACTCAAAAACTGGAAGCCTTAAATAACTAA
- the prmC gene encoding peptide chain release factor N(5)-glutamine methyltransferase has protein sequence MTYRQLINELGDILDHFGEEKDALIFAFKEKKGWSTTDFALKQAKEVTLEDQTLLEDIFEHLKAHKPVQHYLGYAYFKELTLAVSANVLIPRPETEELVDLILSENDSQPLRVLDIGTGSGAIALALKAERPEWDITGVDISEAALEIARFNGKKLGLTIDWLRSDVFCQVSGKFDVIVSNPPYISEKDCDEVGINVLSHEPHQALFADNDGYAIYQQIIQGAPDFLVETGQIYFEIGYKQGQKVKEMLEKRFPKRQVSVLKDIFGKDRMVVLDK, from the coding sequence ATGACTTATAGACAGTTGATTAATGAACTTGGCGATATTCTTGACCATTTTGGAGAAGAAAAAGACGCTTTGATTTTCGCCTTTAAGGAAAAAAAAGGCTGGTCTACAACAGATTTTGCCTTAAAGCAAGCTAAGGAAGTCACGCTAGAAGATCAGACCCTCTTAGAGGATATTTTTGAACACTTAAAAGCGCACAAACCTGTCCAACATTATCTTGGTTATGCTTACTTTAAAGAATTAACCTTGGCCGTTTCTGCAAATGTTTTGATTCCGCGTCCTGAAACAGAAGAACTAGTAGACCTTATCCTCTCTGAAAATGATTCTCAACCTTTGAGGGTGTTAGACATCGGAACAGGGAGTGGGGCCATCGCTTTAGCCCTCAAAGCCGAACGCCCTGAGTGGGATATCACGGGAGTTGATATTTCAGAAGCAGCTTTAGAGATTGCTCGGTTTAATGGCAAAAAACTAGGACTCACCATTGACTGGCTTCGATCTGACGTCTTCTGTCAAGTTTCAGGAAAATTCGATGTTATCGTCTCAAATCCGCCATATATTTCTGAGAAAGACTGTGATGAAGTGGGGATTAACGTGCTTTCACATGAACCGCATCAGGCTCTTTTTGCGGATAACGATGGTTATGCTATTTATCAGCAAATTATTCAAGGGGCGCCAGATTTTCTTGTTGAAACGGGACAAATATACTTTGAAATCGGCTATAAACAAGGCCAAAAAGTTAAAGAAATGTTAGAGAAAAGATTCCCTAAGCGTCAAGTATCTGTCCTAAAAGATATTTTTGGTAAAGATAGAATGGTGGTATTAGATAAATGA
- a CDS encoding L-threonylcarbamoyladenylate synthase, which translates to MTSIEKLSQQLNKGQAVVLPTETVYGLFAKALEKPSVDLVYDLKKRPRDKAMNLNVTSYEDILHFSKNQPIYLENLVNHFLPGPLTIILQANEKVPVWINSGLDSVGFRLPDHPVTQKLIATHGPLIGPSANKSGEESGKFFKTIMQSFDNQVLGYEDDSFLTGMDSTILDLSSDRAKILRQGAISKEDLLAKVPELNF; encoded by the coding sequence ATGACAAGTATAGAAAAGCTGTCGCAACAATTGAATAAAGGACAAGCTGTAGTTCTACCAACGGAAACAGTTTATGGTCTTTTTGCCAAAGCTTTGGAAAAGCCATCGGTGGATTTGGTTTATGACTTAAAAAAGCGTCCAAGGGACAAGGCTATGAATCTTAATGTGACTTCTTATGAAGATATTTTGCATTTTTCAAAAAATCAGCCTATCTATCTCGAAAATTTAGTTAACCATTTCTTACCAGGACCTCTGACCATTATTTTACAGGCCAATGAAAAGGTACCAGTATGGATTAATTCTGGGCTTGATAGTGTGGGGTTTCGCTTACCAGATCATCCTGTTACACAGAAATTGATTGCAACACATGGACCGCTTATCGGACCTTCTGCCAATAAATCCGGAGAAGAAAGCGGAAAGTTTTTCAAGACTATCATGCAATCTTTCGATAACCAAGTTTTGGGATATGAAGATGATTCTTTCTTAACTGGGATGGACTCCACTATTCTTGATTTATCATCTGACAGGGCTAAGATTCTAAGACAAGGAGCTATTTCAAAAGAAGACTTACTAGCAAAAGTTCCAGAACTTAACTTTTAA
- a CDS encoding GNAT family N-acetyltransferase: protein MLRSLTMADMPAIRELNAISLGYPVTLEMAQKQFKKISKNPEHLLIGFEDHLSHQLVGYVHAEVYESLYSKPGLNILALAVLPDFQGQGIGKELLLALEKQAKEQGFSFIRLNSASHREEAHAFYRKMDYRGDKTQLRFIKEL from the coding sequence ATGCTTCGTTCTTTAACTATGGCAGACATGCCAGCCATTCGTGAGCTTAATGCTATCTCATTGGGCTATCCAGTGACATTAGAAATGGCACAAAAGCAATTTAAAAAGATTTCAAAGAATCCTGAACATCTTTTGATTGGTTTTGAAGACCATTTGTCGCATCAACTTGTTGGTTATGTACATGCTGAAGTTTACGAGAGTCTGTATTCTAAGCCTGGGTTAAATATTTTAGCTTTGGCTGTATTACCAGATTTTCAAGGACAAGGAATCGGCAAAGAATTACTATTGGCACTAGAAAAACAGGCTAAAGAACAAGGATTTTCCTTTATCCGCTTGAATTCAGCTAGTCATCGGGAAGAAGCACATGCGTTTTACCGTAAAATGGATTACAGGGGTGATAAGACCCAATTACGCTTTATTAAAGAATTGTGA
- the glyA gene encoding serine hydroxymethyltransferase, whose amino-acid sequence MIFDQKDFKAYDAELWEAIQAESDRQENNIELIASENVVSKAVMAAQGSLLTNKYAEGYPGNRYYGGTQAVDVVEKLAIERAKTLFGAKFANVQPHSGSQANAAAYMALLESGDTVLGMDLSAGGHLTHGSPVNFSGKTYHFEAYGLNADTEELDYEAILEKAKAVKPQLIVAGASAYSKLIDFKKFRDIADQVGAKLMVDMAHIAGLVASGLHDNPVAYADVVTSTTHKTLRGPRGGLVLTNDEALAKKINSAVFPGLQGGPLEHVIAAKAVAFKEALDPAFKDYSQQVIANAKAMVAVFQEDPDFRIISGGTDNHLFLVDVTKVVENGKVAQNLLDDVNITLNKNAIPNEQLSPFKTSGIRIGTPAITSRGMKEEEARTIAEWIIKALKNTDNEAVLDEIRNDVKALTDAFPLYEK is encoded by the coding sequence ATGATATTTGATCAAAAGGATTTTAAGGCATATGATGCTGAGTTATGGGAGGCTATCCAAGCTGAATCTGATCGTCAGGAAAATAATATTGAACTAATTGCTTCTGAGAATGTGGTTTCAAAAGCTGTTATGGCTGCGCAAGGCTCCTTATTGACTAACAAATATGCCGAAGGTTACCCTGGAAATCGTTATTATGGTGGAACGCAGGCAGTTGATGTGGTTGAAAAGTTAGCCATTGAACGGGCCAAAACATTATTTGGTGCCAAGTTTGCTAATGTTCAACCTCATTCTGGAAGTCAAGCTAATGCAGCTGCCTATATGGCCTTGCTTGAATCGGGTGATACTGTTTTGGGGATGGACTTATCAGCTGGAGGGCACTTGACGCATGGGTCTCCAGTTAACTTCTCTGGTAAGACTTACCACTTCGAAGCCTATGGGCTTAATGCCGACACAGAAGAATTGGATTACGAGGCTATTTTAGAAAAGGCTAAAGCCGTAAAACCTCAGTTAATTGTTGCAGGAGCATCAGCCTATTCAAAGCTTATTGACTTTAAGAAATTTCGTGACATTGCTGATCAAGTTGGTGCTAAACTTATGGTTGATATGGCACATATCGCCGGTTTAGTGGCAAGTGGACTTCACGATAATCCTGTGGCTTATGCTGATGTTGTAACCTCAACAACCCACAAAACACTTCGTGGTCCACGTGGGGGCTTGGTTTTGACGAATGATGAAGCTTTGGCTAAAAAAATCAATTCAGCCGTTTTCCCTGGACTACAAGGGGGACCTTTAGAGCATGTTATTGCTGCGAAAGCTGTTGCTTTTAAAGAAGCACTTGACCCAGCCTTCAAAGATTATAGTCAACAGGTCATCGCCAATGCTAAAGCAATGGTAGCTGTTTTTCAAGAAGATCCAGACTTTCGTATCATCTCAGGTGGCACAGATAATCACCTCTTTTTAGTGGATGTGACAAAAGTTGTTGAAAATGGTAAAGTAGCGCAAAATCTATTGGACGACGTCAATATCACTCTCAACAAAAACGCCATTCCAAACGAACAATTATCTCCGTTTAAAACATCTGGTATCCGTATTGGAACTCCTGCCATTACCAGCCGTGGCATGAAAGAAGAGGAAGCAAGAACGATTGCTGAATGGATTATCAAAGCCCTAAAGAATACTGATAATGAAGCCGTTTTAGATGAGATTAGAAATGATGTTAAAGCATTGACAGATGCTTTTCCTCTATATGAGAAGTAG
- a CDS encoding nucleoid-associated protein: MLDLYLKQLVIHQFSPNDTELVLAKAPVPLTPRLDDYFRKKIAKVFSDDAKRGQFTEDHPFLGNLTNDLLESSIKIAQLWKEEFVIAEDQKTNDLVFIEFDKDGQAYFAFLRITLRENLAHLADGDTPISLTQNNLPSAAQTPDEALIINRESNRYYLIEKRIKHNGSFANYFSENLLQIEPEQSVKKSIKMMENTAQKIAEQFNKDDFQFQSKMKAAIHKNIEEEQQLSPEKLADQLFDDNLTARLTFVDQLKETVPEPISVADIDHSRQSKKLETQKLSLSNGIELLVPNNVYQDAESVEFIQNPDGTYSILIKNIQDIINK, encoded by the coding sequence ATGTTAGATTTATATTTAAAACAATTAGTTATTCATCAGTTCAGTCCCAATGATACTGAACTGGTTTTGGCGAAAGCTCCCGTTCCATTGACACCACGCTTAGACGACTATTTTCGTAAGAAAATTGCTAAGGTTTTCTCTGATGATGCCAAACGTGGACAGTTTACTGAGGATCATCCTTTTTTGGGCAATCTGACTAATGATTTATTAGAATCATCTATTAAGATAGCCCAACTTTGGAAGGAAGAATTTGTCATTGCTGAGGATCAAAAGACGAATGACCTTGTCTTTATTGAGTTTGATAAGGATGGTCAAGCCTATTTTGCTTTCTTAAGAATTACTCTCCGTGAGAATTTGGCACACCTGGCTGATGGAGACACTCCGATTTCTTTGACACAGAACAACCTACCAAGTGCTGCTCAGACACCTGATGAAGCTTTGATTATCAATCGGGAAAGTAATCGTTATTATTTGATTGAAAAGCGAATTAAGCATAATGGTTCATTTGCCAATTATTTCTCAGAAAATCTCCTTCAAATTGAACCCGAACAATCGGTTAAAAAATCTATCAAAATGATGGAAAATACAGCTCAAAAGATTGCAGAACAGTTTAATAAAGATGATTTCCAATTTCAATCAAAAATGAAGGCAGCAATTCATAAAAATATTGAAGAAGAGCAACAGTTATCACCAGAAAAATTGGCAGATCAGCTTTTTGATGATAATCTAACAGCTCGGTTAACTTTTGTTGATCAATTAAAAGAAACGGTGCCAGAACCGATTTCGGTAGCCGATATTGACCATAGCCGTCAGTCTAAAAAATTAGAGACCCAAAAATTATCTTTATCTAACGGTATCGAACTGTTAGTACCAAATAATGTTTATCAGGATGCTGAATCGGTTGAATTCATCCAAAATCCAGATGGAACTTACTCAATCTTAATCAAAAATATTCAGGATATTATCAATAAATAA
- a CDS encoding lysozyme family protein, whose product MFKFIKRAIIIIVILILSFQLFKIHRDVSHVLSYRPMIEEILAEHDSTTNEDLILAMIYTETKGQEVDLMQSSESSTGVANSITDSRESVKQGVTVLSANLEKAYDYDTDAWTAVQAYNFGNSYIHYVAKHGGENSIDLAKNYSKTVVAPSLGNKSGETYRYYNPVALFYGGGKLYKDGGNIYYAKQVQFNLFLIKLMSQF is encoded by the coding sequence ATGTTTAAATTTATTAAGAGAGCGATTATAATCATTGTAATCCTCATTCTTTCCTTTCAACTTTTTAAAATACATCGGGACGTTTCTCATGTCCTGTCCTACCGTCCAATGATTGAGGAGATTTTGGCTGAACACGACTCGACAACAAATGAGGACTTGATTTTAGCCATGATTTATACCGAAACCAAGGGACAAGAAGTCGATTTAATGCAGTCCAGTGAGAGTTCAACAGGCGTTGCTAATTCTATCACAGATAGTCGAGAGAGCGTTAAGCAGGGTGTTACTGTCTTGTCTGCGAATTTAGAGAAGGCTTACGATTATGATACGGATGCTTGGACGGCTGTGCAGGCTTATAATTTCGGGAATTCCTATATTCATTATGTTGCCAAACATGGAGGGGAGAACTCCATCGATTTAGCCAAAAACTATTCTAAAACAGTAGTAGCGCCAAGTCTTGGAAATAAATCAGGTGAAACGTATCGCTATTACAATCCTGTTGCCCTTTTTTATGGTGGCGGGAAATTGTACAAAGACGGTGGTAATATTTATTACGCTAAACAAGTTCAATTTAACTTGTTCTTGATTAAACTTATGAGTCAATTCTAG